A stretch of Anaeromyxobacter dehalogenans 2CP-1 DNA encodes these proteins:
- a CDS encoding phage tail protein has translation MPTLYSGNYRGQTLAMVWAICEAPVVGVSHAYRDGDYAQLFHLVAEEGWYEVITGSVAPTCSFAPYASGPGQTFVGTVQFRSNMFGTPEGKIPNVEFVVIGALSHPADVLVDILLSGSSLTAVQIETGSYRAYCDAMGFTRVDRGIDDATTAADLVDELLRDTDSTIVWSNGRLRVIPNGTFATGSYVPPTSSVSIDQDELLWIDGEDPVTVVRVPDDEVFNEYPISIQNGDANGSTDTYSLPDAGHQAIHGQLRAPTVTSGWIKRPAHALTLSGLMAQRSITRRNRYRFRLGPRWAALEPGDLVGLSEPTFGLVDRTVRITSIEEDEDGSLKFEAMEWPHVAAVDVTPQPHDGFDDGLVRLYAPLVVENVSVTASAALSTGTVALGSASVAHASASQAFTTASWALATGTVALSSATVAFNTASIALTSASRAQATASNALATGSAALTSASLAFTTASWALGTGTVALNSASQAHATASQAFTSASAALSGLAGKVSTDLGNLPPGTITGIHVASGTLSGTHVAAATIQGTHISGSTITGENIVAGTISGTHVAFSTLTGQHVQAASISGSDIAAATISGSNIAAGTILGTHISGATITGGHIQAGTISGTHIAAATISGTDIAAGTISGSHVAVGTLTGDHIRAGTVSGTEIAAGTLTASHLAANIIRTSNYLEATGTLYPAGTTGAYAKSGSMIFNNSSTPMRIAAGGAYVGQWLLDEVAVRSVNAIDFDPTKAASFYRGESRAAPVIYDATNGDRLTVYQRGGLWDGTVLHNQATWDFVLQPKSGSDGFDGLRYLEVTVYNSAPNNMGTVYVPIPDRKYQNATLTSADNAIRVTYTFHKHTDGNQYVYSAAPNNWNGYLRVKLHNVYGYSPTRDFQSTNTAGGAMTAGLYSLGGSTGSGGGGDSSGDPIGCPVPETPVRLWDGRLKPAGQVEVGDLLWSFSEERGAYDAFPVVFTGRGELDLYRLDTEDGRSLRVSVGHRFMTPSGWRLVQDLKPGERVLGQPDGVVADVGPDGRGETCRITVRDAHTYLTEGLLSHNATKL, from the coding sequence GTGCCGACGCTCTACAGCGGCAACTACAGGGGCCAGACGCTCGCCATGGTCTGGGCCATCTGCGAGGCCCCGGTGGTCGGCGTCAGCCACGCCTACCGCGACGGCGACTACGCCCAGCTCTTCCACCTCGTGGCAGAGGAGGGCTGGTACGAGGTCATCACGGGGAGCGTCGCCCCGACGTGCAGCTTCGCCCCGTACGCCTCCGGACCCGGCCAGACGTTCGTCGGCACGGTCCAGTTCCGGTCAAACATGTTCGGCACGCCGGAGGGGAAGATCCCGAACGTCGAGTTCGTGGTCATCGGCGCGCTCAGCCACCCGGCCGACGTCCTGGTGGACATCCTGCTCTCGGGTTCCAGCCTCACGGCCGTCCAGATCGAGACCGGGTCGTACCGGGCCTACTGCGATGCCATGGGGTTCACGCGGGTGGACCGGGGCATCGATGACGCGACCACCGCAGCCGACCTCGTGGACGAGCTGCTTCGGGACACCGACAGCACGATCGTGTGGTCGAACGGTCGGCTGAGGGTCATCCCGAACGGCACCTTCGCCACGGGCTCGTATGTCCCGCCGACGAGCAGCGTCAGCATCGACCAGGATGAGCTGCTGTGGATCGATGGCGAGGATCCCGTGACCGTGGTCCGGGTGCCCGATGACGAGGTCTTCAACGAGTACCCGATCAGCATCCAGAACGGCGATGCCAACGGCTCGACGGACACCTACTCGCTACCCGACGCCGGGCACCAGGCCATCCATGGCCAGCTCCGGGCGCCGACGGTCACGAGCGGCTGGATCAAGCGGCCGGCCCATGCCCTGACGCTCAGCGGCCTCATGGCGCAGCGGTCGATCACGCGACGCAACAGGTACCGGTTCCGCCTCGGGCCGCGGTGGGCGGCCCTCGAGCCCGGCGACCTCGTCGGACTGTCGGAGCCGACCTTCGGCCTGGTGGACCGGACGGTCCGGATCACATCGATCGAGGAGGACGAGGACGGGAGCCTGAAGTTCGAGGCCATGGAGTGGCCGCACGTTGCCGCGGTCGATGTCACCCCGCAGCCCCACGACGGCTTCGATGACGGGCTGGTCAGGCTCTACGCCCCGTTGGTCGTGGAGAACGTCTCCGTCACGGCGAGCGCGGCCCTCAGCACCGGGACAGTGGCCCTCGGCAGCGCCTCGGTCGCACACGCCTCGGCGAGCCAGGCGTTCACGACGGCCTCATGGGCGCTGGCCACCGGCACCGTCGCCCTCAGCAGCGCGACGGTCGCGTTCAACACGGCCTCGATCGCCCTGACCTCGGCCTCCCGTGCCCAGGCGACCGCCTCCAACGCGCTCGCCACCGGCTCGGCGGCGCTCACCAGCGCCTCCCTCGCGTTCACCACCGCCTCGTGGGCCCTGGGGACCGGCACCGTGGCCCTGAACAGCGCCTCCCAGGCCCATGCGACGGCCAGCCAGGCATTCACCTCGGCATCCGCGGCGCTTTCCGGCCTCGCCGGGAAGGTCAGCACTGACCTCGGCAACCTGCCGCCGGGCACGATCACCGGCATCCACGTGGCGTCGGGGACGCTGAGCGGGACGCACGTCGCGGCCGCGACGATCCAAGGCACCCACATCTCGGGCTCGACCATCACCGGTGAGAACATCGTGGCCGGTACCATCAGCGGGACGCACGTCGCCTTCAGCACGCTGACGGGCCAGCACGTCCAGGCTGCCAGCATCAGCGGGAGCGACATCGCGGCAGCTACCATCTCCGGGTCCAACATCGCCGCCGGAACCATCCTGGGTACCCACATCTCCGGCGCGACCATCACCGGCGGGCACATCCAGGCCGGCACGATCTCGGGCACGCACATCGCGGCGGCAACCATCAGCGGCACGGACATCGCCGCCGGTACGATCTCGGGCAGCCACGTCGCGGTCGGCACCTTGACCGGCGATCACATCAGGGCGGGCACCGTCTCCGGGACGGAGATCGCGGCCGGGACGCTCACGGCCAGCCACCTCGCCGCGAACATCATCAGGACGAGCAACTACCTGGAGGCGACCGGGACGCTCTACCCGGCCGGAACGACCGGGGCCTACGCGAAGTCCGGGTCGATGATTTTCAACAACTCCAGCACCCCGATGCGCATCGCCGCGGGTGGTGCCTACGTCGGTCAGTGGCTGCTGGACGAGGTGGCGGTGCGGTCGGTCAACGCGATCGACTTCGATCCGACCAAGGCCGCCTCGTTCTACCGCGGGGAGAGCCGCGCCGCGCCGGTCATCTACGATGCGACGAACGGGGACCGGCTCACGGTCTACCAGCGGGGCGGGCTCTGGGACGGCACCGTGCTCCACAACCAGGCCACGTGGGACTTCGTGCTCCAGCCGAAATCGGGCTCGGACGGATTCGACGGCCTCCGATACCTCGAGGTCACGGTCTACAACAGCGCCCCCAACAACATGGGCACCGTCTACGTGCCCATCCCGGACCGGAAGTACCAGAACGCCACCCTGACGTCGGCCGACAACGCGATCAGGGTCACGTACACGTTCCACAAGCACACCGACGGCAACCAGTACGTCTACAGCGCCGCGCCCAACAACTGGAACGGCTACCTGAGGGTCAAGCTGCACAACGTCTACGGCTACTCGCCCACGCGGGACTTCCAGTCCACGAACACCGCGGGCGGTGCGATGACGGCAGGTCTGTACTCGCTCGGTGGATCGACGGGGTCGGGCGGTGGCGGCGACAGCTCCGGCGACCCGATCGGCTGCCCGGTCCCAGAGACCCCGGTCCGTCTGTGGGACGGGAGGCTGAAGCCAGCCGGACAGGTCGAGGTCGGTGACCTCCTCTGGTCGTTCTCGGAGGAGCGGGGCGCATACGACGCATTCCCGGTCGTCTTCACGGGACGCGGAGAGCTGGACCTCTATCGCCTGGACACGGAGGACGGCCGTTCGCTCCGCGTCTCGGTCGGCCACAGGTTCATGACGCCGTCGGGCTGGCGGCTCGTGCAGGACCTCAAGCCGGGAGAGCGGGTCCTGGGACAGCCGGACGGGGTGGTCGCGGACGTGGGACCGGATGGGCGTGGCGAGACCTGCCGGATCACGGTCCGCGACGCACACACGTACCTGACCGAGGGCCTGCTCAGCCACAACGCGACGAAGCTGTGA
- a CDS encoding phage head-tail connector protein: MATLASLTDLKGYLGITAAAEDALLSRLLTGSSDFLEKATGRTFAAEGHTGTFDGDDSRLLFPTHTPILSVTSLTVDGRTITERGSWDAEGFVVRPYYLELSSGLCFTRGLANVGLQYSAGFETVPGDVQQAVITLSALAYKERTRVGVLSNTVQGEAFSYQTLTLPQSVQSVVDAWRVLL; encoded by the coding sequence ATGGCGACGCTCGCTTCACTGACCGACCTGAAGGGCTACCTCGGCATCACGGCCGCGGCCGAGGATGCCCTGCTGTCCCGGCTGCTGACCGGCTCCTCGGACTTCCTCGAGAAGGCGACCGGCCGCACGTTCGCGGCCGAGGGCCACACCGGCACCTTCGACGGGGACGACTCCCGACTGCTCTTCCCCACGCACACGCCGATCCTGTCGGTGACCTCGCTCACCGTGGACGGCCGGACCATCACGGAGCGCGGGTCGTGGGACGCCGAGGGGTTCGTGGTGCGACCGTACTACCTCGAACTGTCTTCCGGCCTGTGCTTCACCCGTGGACTGGCGAACGTTGGCCTCCAGTACTCGGCCGGCTTCGAGACCGTGCCCGGTGACGTGCAGCAGGCCGTCATCACCCTCTCGGCGCTGGCATACAAGGAGCGCACCCGGGTCGGCGTCCTGAGCAACACCGTCCAGGGCGAGGCCTTCAGCTACCAGACCCTCACGCTGCCGCAGTCGGTGCAGTCGGTGGTCGACGCGTGGAGGGTGCTCCTCTGA
- a CDS encoding baseplate hub protein translates to MKSIGVELQPVLYGADVHLMAELFTFEFREGTQRWTSADTDVVSGSATWSCSGPIITKGKSRTQSGLQVDTLDVTLVPGTGALGGTPMLQAALQGSFDDVRILVQRAFFSGSWGSLAGMVTDFDGRVVNVEPASTRIELTVKSLMASMSRAFPPRANQAQCPYILGDGRCGVSMYPHTFGLAASSGSTTTVVRVGSSTFPVDDLKIGTLSVVSGPMSGSVRTIVRNSQVATGITAVEVTPALPQVPVSGTSLVLSRGCDHTRVKCHYTFSNIARFGGFPDAPSTDAGR, encoded by the coding sequence ATGAAGTCCATCGGTGTCGAGCTGCAGCCGGTCCTCTACGGTGCGGACGTCCACCTCATGGCGGAGCTGTTCACGTTCGAGTTCAGGGAGGGGACGCAGCGCTGGACCTCGGCGGACACTGACGTCGTCTCCGGCTCCGCCACCTGGTCCTGCTCAGGACCGATCATCACGAAGGGGAAGTCGAGGACACAGTCCGGCCTGCAGGTGGACACGCTCGACGTGACCCTGGTCCCGGGCACCGGGGCGCTCGGCGGAACGCCGATGCTCCAGGCGGCGCTCCAGGGCTCATTCGATGACGTCCGGATCCTCGTGCAGCGGGCCTTCTTCTCCGGCAGCTGGGGATCCCTGGCCGGCATGGTCACCGACTTCGACGGGCGGGTCGTCAACGTGGAGCCCGCGTCCACCCGGATCGAGCTGACCGTGAAGTCCCTGATGGCCTCGATGTCCCGGGCCTTCCCTCCCCGGGCCAACCAGGCCCAGTGTCCGTACATCCTCGGCGACGGCCGGTGCGGTGTGAGCATGTACCCGCACACCTTCGGTCTGGCGGCCTCGTCTGGCTCGACCACGACGGTGGTCCGGGTCGGCTCATCGACCTTCCCCGTGGATGACCTCAAGATCGGAACGCTCTCGGTGGTCTCGGGCCCGATGAGCGGGAGCGTCAGGACCATCGTCAGGAACTCCCAGGTGGCCACCGGCATCACGGCCGTCGAGGTCACCCCGGCACTGCCGCAGGTCCCGGTCTCGGGCACATCCCTGGTGCTCAGTCGTGGCTGCGACCACACCCGGGTCAAGTGCCACTACACCTTCTCAAACATCGCCCGTTTCGGCGGCTTCCCGGACGCCCCGAGCACGGACGCAGGACGCTGA
- a CDS encoding head maturation protease, ClpP-related: MKINRSDLSAAFPWMADPRVAARLSTLSRVDARVDKKAEVVDVYLYDVIVTPEIEALFGVGISAQGFREQLKQADGARRVNVHINSPGGDVDQGKAMLSGLRSLRAGEKVAVVEGLAASAATVVAMGADRVVMEPEAVFMIHEASGGMWGSAADHEKFAEILRMDNAAVRALYAKKTGLDDGRIAELMAAQEPGGTVPGTYMDAARARELGFADEVLAPPTKEAAAAFRATASVATPNQIAVKLAFARSRQQHPPADRRG; encoded by the coding sequence ATGAAGATCAACCGGAGTGACCTGAGCGCTGCCTTCCCGTGGATGGCCGATCCCCGGGTCGCGGCTCGGCTGTCGACGCTGTCCAGGGTCGACGCCAGGGTCGACAAGAAGGCCGAGGTCGTGGACGTCTACCTCTACGACGTCATCGTGACGCCCGAAATCGAGGCGCTGTTCGGCGTCGGCATCTCCGCCCAGGGCTTCCGCGAGCAGCTCAAGCAGGCCGACGGCGCCCGCCGAGTGAACGTACACATCAACTCCCCGGGCGGCGACGTTGACCAGGGGAAGGCGATGCTCAGCGGCCTCCGGTCGCTGCGCGCGGGTGAGAAGGTGGCCGTGGTCGAGGGCCTGGCGGCCTCCGCCGCGACGGTCGTGGCCATGGGCGCCGACCGCGTCGTGATGGAGCCCGAGGCCGTCTTCATGATCCACGAGGCGAGCGGCGGGATGTGGGGCTCGGCCGCCGACCACGAGAAGTTTGCCGAGATCCTCCGGATGGACAACGCGGCCGTCCGTGCCCTTTACGCCAAGAAGACGGGCCTCGACGACGGCCGAATCGCGGAGCTGATGGCCGCCCAGGAGCCGGGCGGCACCGTCCCGGGCACGTACATGGACGCGGCCCGTGCCAGGGAGCTCGGCTTCGCGGATGAGGTCCTCGCCCCACCGACCAAGGAGGCCGCCGCGGCGTTCAGGGCGACCGCCTCCGTCGCCACCCCGAACCAGATCGCCGTGAAGCTGGCCTTCGCCCGCTCACGGCAGCAGCACCCGCCGGCGGACCGCCGCGGCTAA
- a CDS encoding DUF2460 domain-containing protein, with amino-acid sequence MSNDVFPDLPGLDVEVDRTTLYRTSTYETVGGREQRAAWWSSPRYRYRLRWNLLRADVAAPAPWAAYSEAAAVQRFFDVHLGAWDSFLMVDPYSAAQVRVRFVEDSLRFTREVPGVWAAQAEVISVK; translated from the coding sequence ATGTCCAACGACGTGTTCCCCGACCTGCCGGGCCTGGACGTTGAGGTCGATCGGACGACGCTCTACCGGACCAGCACCTACGAGACAGTCGGAGGCCGTGAGCAGCGGGCCGCCTGGTGGTCGTCGCCGAGGTACCGGTACCGGCTCCGCTGGAACCTCCTCCGCGCCGACGTCGCGGCACCGGCCCCGTGGGCGGCGTACAGCGAGGCGGCCGCAGTCCAGCGGTTCTTCGACGTCCACCTCGGCGCCTGGGACTCGTTCCTGATGGTCGATCCGTACTCGGCCGCCCAGGTCCGCGTCCGCTTCGTCGAGGACAGCCTGCGGTTCACCCGGGAGGTCCCCGGAGTCTGGGCGGCGCAGGCCGAGGTCATCTCGGTGAAGTGA
- a CDS encoding phage portal protein: protein MKKAPRARSARSRRSGSRSAPRSNRLYVGPHDVFLRGHDLALANRTLGVPLDIKEPTLEQAKSVSTVWACIRFIAENLASEPLRVVRWDAAGRKEILDDHALVRLLNERANPWTPAATLREAQVDQALTHGNGFWQIVRSQSGRIVELRMLRSEWMAYRDLADGSRVYVYRPGADEVVLAPADVVHIYGPSEDGLWGVGIMRRAWRAIVNAYTAETYTLMLYAQGVNVGGIITPARKLDTDEREAFVRSLRARSQGTENSHSWLLLPPGAEAKEWSPPDAERMQMVEAQNFLVQELARYFRVPLHIVQVVAASQGWGKNLSELNTSVVRNLLYPWKVRIEQEMTAKLLSPQEIEQGTYVELDLARLERGDGKSLVDQLAVELDRGVITVNEWREATGRNDIGPAGDVHQVRAAPTSPPAAGDRADGPEEETDEDQPE from the coding sequence GTGAAGAAGGCCCCCCGTGCACGCTCGGCCAGGTCGAGGCGCAGTGGCTCCCGCTCCGCCCCGCGATCGAACCGCCTCTACGTCGGACCCCACGACGTCTTCCTGCGGGGCCACGACCTCGCCCTCGCCAACCGGACCCTCGGTGTCCCGCTCGACATCAAGGAGCCGACGCTGGAGCAGGCGAAGTCGGTCTCCACCGTCTGGGCATGCATCCGTTTCATCGCCGAGAACCTCGCCTCCGAGCCGCTCCGGGTCGTCCGCTGGGATGCCGCTGGCCGCAAGGAGATCCTGGATGACCACGCCCTGGTCCGGTTGCTGAACGAGCGGGCCAACCCCTGGACGCCGGCGGCCACCCTCCGTGAGGCCCAGGTCGACCAGGCCCTCACCCACGGTAACGGCTTCTGGCAGATCGTCAGGTCGCAGTCGGGCCGGATCGTCGAGCTCCGCATGCTCCGGTCCGAGTGGATGGCGTACCGCGACCTCGCCGACGGCTCCCGCGTCTACGTCTACAGGCCCGGAGCCGACGAGGTGGTCCTCGCGCCCGCCGACGTCGTTCACATCTACGGTCCATCCGAGGACGGCCTGTGGGGCGTCGGCATCATGAGGCGGGCCTGGCGGGCCATCGTCAACGCGTACACCGCCGAGACGTACACCCTGATGCTCTACGCACAGGGCGTGAACGTCGGCGGGATCATCACCCCAGCCCGCAAGCTCGACACGGACGAGAGAGAGGCGTTCGTCCGCTCGCTCCGAGCCCGGAGCCAGGGCACGGAGAACAGCCACTCCTGGCTGCTGCTGCCGCCGGGCGCCGAGGCGAAGGAGTGGAGCCCGCCCGACGCCGAGAGGATGCAGATGGTCGAGGCGCAGAACTTTCTCGTCCAGGAGCTGGCCCGCTACTTCCGTGTGCCGCTGCACATCGTCCAGGTCGTCGCGGCGAGCCAGGGCTGGGGCAAGAACCTCTCCGAGCTGAACACCAGCGTCGTCAGGAACCTGCTCTATCCGTGGAAGGTCCGCATCGAGCAGGAGATGACGGCGAAGCTGCTCTCCCCACAGGAGATCGAGCAGGGCACGTACGTTGAGCTGGACCTCGCCCGCCTCGAACGCGGCGACGGCAAGTCGTTGGTCGACCAGCTGGCCGTCGAACTGGACCGCGGGGTCATCACCGTCAACGAGTGGCGCGAGGCGACCGGCCGCAACGACATCGGCCCGGCCGGTGACGTGCACCAGGTCCGCGCCGCGCCGACCTCTCCGCCCGCCGCTGGCGACAGGGCCGACGGACCGGAGGAGGAGACCGATGAAGATCAACCGGAGTGA
- a CDS encoding class I SAM-dependent methyltransferase, whose amino-acid sequence MAENRYDDAVVFTNYSQLARSVGGLAEAGEWSAFRSLLPDLRGKRVLDLGCGFGWHCRHACEQGARSVVGVDLSEKMLERARALGSDARLTYVRSAIEDVELAPATFDVVISSLALHYVADLAKVLANVRACLRPGGALVFSVEHPIFTARAEQDWCLGPDGERRHWPVDGYQDEGPRTTRWMGAAVVKHHRTVATWVDSVLDAGFRLERLVEPEPPPELLEAHPDWKDERRRPMMLLVSSRADPGLAPPTASGGTGRSTAGVTRGRAP is encoded by the coding sequence ATGGCCGAGAACAGGTACGACGACGCCGTCGTGTTCACGAACTACAGCCAGCTGGCCCGGTCCGTCGGAGGCCTGGCGGAGGCCGGCGAGTGGTCCGCCTTCCGCTCGCTGCTGCCGGACCTCCGGGGCAAGCGGGTGCTCGACCTCGGCTGCGGCTTCGGGTGGCACTGCCGCCACGCCTGCGAGCAGGGCGCTCGCTCGGTGGTCGGCGTGGACCTCTCGGAGAAGATGCTCGAGCGCGCGCGGGCGCTGGGCTCCGACGCCCGGCTCACGTACGTGAGGTCGGCCATCGAGGACGTCGAGCTCGCGCCCGCGACGTTCGACGTGGTGATCAGCTCCCTCGCGCTCCACTACGTGGCCGACCTCGCGAAGGTCCTCGCGAACGTCCGCGCGTGCCTTCGCCCGGGAGGCGCCCTGGTGTTCTCGGTGGAGCACCCGATCTTCACCGCTCGCGCCGAGCAGGACTGGTGCCTGGGCCCTGACGGCGAGCGGCGGCACTGGCCGGTGGACGGCTACCAGGACGAGGGTCCGCGCACGACCAGGTGGATGGGGGCGGCCGTCGTGAAGCACCACCGGACCGTCGCCACCTGGGTGGACTCGGTGCTCGACGCCGGGTTCCGCCTCGAGCGGCTGGTCGAGCCCGAGCCGCCTCCGGAGCTTCTGGAGGCACACCCGGACTGGAAGGACGAGCGCCGGCGCCCGATGATGCTGCTCGTGTCGAGCCGCGCCGACCCCGGGCTCGCGCCCCCGACCGCGAGCGGCGGGACCGGCCGCTCGACGGCGGGCGTGACGAGGGGCCGCGCACCATGA
- a CDS encoding DUF3892 domain-containing protein, with amino-acid sequence MVYITAVHMEGGERHEHIASVRWSNPADGKSDVSTRATMVDWIKKGGDARVTDGRNEVQVGVVDANPPYLRTFADGKPTDNLLALPRF; translated from the coding sequence ATGGTCTACATCACTGCGGTGCACATGGAAGGTGGGGAGCGGCACGAGCACATCGCGAGCGTGCGCTGGAGCAACCCCGCCGATGGCAAGTCGGATGTCTCCACGCGGGCGACTATGGTCGATTGGATCAAGAAGGGCGGTGACGCCCGCGTGACCGATGGGCGGAACGAGGTGCAGGTCGGCGTGGTGGACGCGAATCCGCCGTATCTCCGCACGTTCGCGGACGGGAAGCCGACGGACAACCTGCTGGCCCTGCCGAGGTTCTAG
- a CDS encoding phage major capsid protein: MDIIATLRSRQNEIEARLSEFTKQLTEGTVLSDEQLKEVDDLKAEFDRNAAQVRAADIAANVQVQAAAPTYKVSVASAGQAPAFVRGAKAFKGLGDMAMAIFRQRTNTASPAEVQRLADEHGRKLESWRRENALDGGINIGTDSQGGYAVPGEYDTTVDRLVLNDQSLLPLCRQRPMSQDVAKVPTNDVYPWAVYSGTDGPAVVSEGGTYTSASIVLGQATLTLSKVGHIVPFTLEAAKFGAVTAADLMDGAQLALTYKVNQTIVAGLTGAAGAHVVPSGSTASGSFTYDDSVAMYNRLPSEWIGPSTRWVINPDMREKFQKFALSGTQGFVPVYLPANAQLAPFGSVLHGIPVQPFFGMRPIGTQGDVLLCDFSKVWAGTAGPVLLDYDAYAGFENGKGAFRWTYFLGVTPRLTTKPQPPNGQALSAYVVKASRS, encoded by the coding sequence ATGGACATCATCGCAACGCTCCGCAGCCGCCAGAACGAGATCGAGGCGCGCCTGTCGGAGTTCACAAAGCAGCTCACGGAGGGGACCGTCCTCTCCGACGAGCAGCTCAAGGAGGTCGACGACCTCAAGGCGGAGTTCGACCGCAACGCGGCCCAGGTCCGCGCGGCCGACATCGCGGCCAACGTGCAGGTCCAAGCCGCGGCGCCGACCTACAAGGTCAGCGTGGCCTCCGCCGGACAGGCCCCGGCGTTCGTCCGGGGCGCCAAGGCCTTCAAGGGCCTCGGTGACATGGCCATGGCGATCTTCCGCCAGCGGACCAATACGGCCTCGCCGGCCGAGGTCCAGCGCCTCGCCGACGAGCACGGTCGAAAGCTCGAGTCGTGGAGGCGGGAGAACGCGCTCGACGGCGGCATCAACATCGGCACCGACTCCCAGGGCGGCTACGCCGTCCCCGGCGAGTATGACACCACCGTCGATCGCCTCGTCCTGAACGACCAGTCGCTCCTGCCGCTCTGCCGGCAGCGGCCGATGAGCCAGGACGTGGCCAAGGTGCCCACGAACGACGTCTACCCGTGGGCGGTCTACTCCGGCACGGATGGCCCGGCCGTCGTGTCCGAGGGCGGGACGTACACCTCGGCATCGATCGTCCTCGGCCAGGCGACCCTGACGCTGTCCAAGGTCGGTCACATCGTGCCCTTCACCCTGGAGGCCGCGAAGTTCGGGGCCGTCACGGCGGCGGACCTCATGGACGGCGCGCAGCTGGCCCTGACCTACAAGGTCAACCAGACCATCGTGGCGGGCCTCACCGGCGCGGCCGGGGCCCACGTCGTCCCCTCCGGCTCCACGGCCTCCGGCTCGTTCACCTACGACGACAGCGTGGCGATGTACAACCGCCTCCCGTCGGAGTGGATCGGCCCCTCGACCCGCTGGGTCATCAACCCGGACATGCGCGAGAAGTTCCAGAAGTTTGCGCTCTCCGGCACCCAGGGCTTCGTCCCCGTCTACCTCCCGGCCAACGCGCAGCTCGCGCCGTTCGGCTCCGTGCTCCACGGGATCCCCGTCCAGCCGTTCTTCGGCATGCGCCCCATCGGCACGCAGGGTGACGTCCTCCTCTGCGACTTCAGCAAGGTCTGGGCGGGCACCGCCGGGCCGGTCCTCCTGGACTACGACGCCTACGCCGGCTTCGAGAACGGCAAGGGCGCGTTCCGCTGGACCTACTTCCTCGGCGTCACGCCTCGCCTCACGACCAAGCCGCAGCCGCCCAACGGCCAGGCGCTCTCCGCATACGTCGTCAAGGCGTCCCGCAGCTGA